One Babesia bovis T2Bo chromosome 4 map unlocalized Chr4_1, whole genome shotgun sequence genomic window carries:
- a CDS encoding putative hydroxyacylglutathione hydrolase encodes MRPRIFGTLLAYCFLERTPLLRLPHSLIISSGFVNASSLIAPASPRRFYSSISKITMYQDIIKKPCAEVITVPLFQDNYGYIVVDPDGKHAFCVDPAEPRKILSVIDERKLTLKAVFCTHKHHDHSGGNLEMARIIPGIPVYGSNNEDMAGMTNGIMDGDVVRLGGLEIKGVRVPCHTLGHMLYYVTNPSDPTMQPLMFTGDTIFIGGCGRFFEGTADMMLNIMNTVRQYRKDSLIYCGHEYTVKNLKFASTVDDSPAVKRKMEWAESARQQNLPTVPSTLGEELEYNPFMRTATLMDKVGETTEVGAMRKLRQMKDRF; translated from the exons ATGCGACCACGTATATTTGGTACTTTACTTGCATACTGCTTCCTTGAACGCACACCTTTGTTGCGTCTACCGCATAGTTTAATTATATCAAGTGGATTCGTGAATGCATCATCGTTGATAGCTCCTGCTTCTCCACGTAGATTCTATTCTTCCATTTCTAAAATCACTATGTACCAGGACATCATTAAG AAGCCATGTGCTGAGGTCATCACCGTACCTCTCTTCCAGGACAACTATGGCTACATTGTAGTTGATCCTGATGGAAAGCATGCCTTTTGTGTTGACCCAGCTGAGCCAAGAAAGATACTATCGGTAATAGATGAACGTAAATTAACTTTAAAAGCTGTGTTTTGTACGCACAAACACCATGATCATAGTGGCGGAAACCTAGAAATGGCACGTATAATACCGGGAATACCTGTATATGGTTCCAATAATGAAGACATGGCAGGAATGACAAACGGTATTATGGACGGTGATGTAGTACGCCTAGGCGGTTTGGAGATTAAAGGAGTTCGTGTTCCATGCCACACCCTTGGTCATATGTTGTACTATGTAACTAATCCATCTGATCCTACCATGCAACCTCTGATGTTTACTGGTGACACAATATTCATCGGTGGTTGTGGCCGTTTCTTCGAGGGTACTGCCGATATGATGTTAAATATCATGAACACTGTTAGGCAGTACCGTAAAGACAGCCTCATATACTGTGGACATGAATATACGGTCAAAAACTTAAAATTCGCAAGCACTGTAGATGATTCCCCAGCTGTGAAGCGCAAAATGGAATGGGCTGAAAGTGCTAGGCAGCAGAACCTTCCCACAGTGCCATCGACGCTCGGAGAG GAACTGGAATACAACCCATTCATGCGTACTGCTACATTGATGGACAAAGTTGGTGAAACCACTGAGGTAGGAGCCATGCGCAAGTTACGTCAAATGAAGGATCGGTTTTAG
- a CDS encoding Ribosomal L38e family protein yields the protein MPRALKDLRDYLAVLKRPDATAVTVYKKSGKGGVVLTKFKVRCSRFLYTLTVPNHAKASKIEASIPSHLKKTVIASKKK from the coding sequence ATGCCGCGCGCCCTCAAGGATCTCAGGGACTACCTCGCCGTTTTGAAACGCCCCGATGCCACTGCCGTGACTGTTTACAAGAAATCTGGCAAGGGAGGTGTCGTTCTTACTAAATTCAAGGTGCGCTGCTCTCGTTTCCTCTACACCCTTACTGTGCCCAACCATGCCAAGGCCAGTAAGATAGAGGCTTCCATTCCCAGCCACCTCAAGAAGACTGTCATCGCATCTAAGAAGAAGTGA